Proteins from one Streptomyces genisteinicus genomic window:
- a CDS encoding basic amino acid/polyamine antiporter, producing the protein MSGSIERTGSHEIPPPTAKLSLTTLTAMVVGSMVGAGVFSLPSRFAQETGVAGALIAWAIAGTGMLMLAFVFQSLAVRRPDLDAGVYAYAKAGFGEYLGFFSAFGYWASACVGNVTYWVLIMSTIGAVWPALGDGDTLLAAVLSTLGLWGFFLLIRRGVKEATAINRVVTVAKIVPILVFVVIALFYFDAGVFADNFAGADYAGSLFNQVRGTMLATVFVFLGVEGASVYSRHAKRRADVGRATVLGFLSVFAVFASVTVVSYGIMPMGEIAELRQPSMAGVLEHAVGTWGKVFISVGLIVSVLGAYLAWTLMAAEVLFVAAKDEDMPRFLGRSSGDDVPVPALMMTTLLSQLVLIVTLFSDDAFNFALDLTSALSLIPFLLAAAFALKTGLRPDERTAGGAVTGREITVAAVATGYTAFLLFAAGLKFVLVSFIVYAPATLLFVKARREQGRPLFSPRELIICAVSVAGAVLGVVALAVGWISL; encoded by the coding sequence ATGAGCGGGAGCATCGAACGGACCGGGAGCCACGAGATCCCCCCGCCGACGGCGAAGCTGTCCCTGACGACGCTCACCGCGATGGTGGTCGGCTCGATGGTGGGGGCCGGCGTCTTCTCCCTGCCGAGCCGCTTCGCGCAGGAGACCGGGGTCGCGGGGGCCCTGATCGCCTGGGCGATCGCCGGGACGGGCATGCTGATGCTGGCGTTCGTCTTCCAGTCGCTGGCCGTGCGCCGGCCCGACCTGGACGCCGGTGTGTACGCGTACGCCAAGGCCGGTTTCGGCGAGTACCTGGGCTTCTTCTCGGCGTTCGGCTACTGGGCCAGCGCCTGCGTCGGCAACGTGACCTACTGGGTCCTCATCATGTCCACCATCGGCGCGGTCTGGCCCGCCCTCGGCGACGGCGACACCCTGCTCGCCGCGGTGCTCTCCACGCTCGGGCTGTGGGGGTTCTTCCTGCTGATCCGCCGCGGGGTGAAGGAGGCCACGGCGATCAACCGCGTCGTCACGGTCGCCAAGATCGTCCCGATCCTCGTCTTCGTCGTGATCGCGCTCTTCTACTTCGACGCCGGGGTCTTCGCCGACAACTTCGCGGGCGCGGACTACGCCGGGTCCCTGTTCAACCAGGTCCGCGGCACCATGCTGGCCACGGTCTTCGTCTTCCTCGGCGTCGAGGGCGCCAGCGTGTACTCCCGGCACGCCAAGCGGCGCGCCGACGTCGGCAGGGCGACCGTGCTCGGCTTCCTGAGCGTCTTCGCCGTCTTCGCGTCGGTCACCGTCGTGTCCTACGGCATCATGCCGATGGGCGAGATCGCCGAGCTGCGCCAGCCGTCCATGGCCGGCGTCCTGGAGCACGCGGTCGGCACCTGGGGGAAGGTGTTCATCAGCGTCGGGCTGATCGTGTCGGTGCTCGGCGCCTATCTGGCGTGGACGCTGATGGCCGCCGAGGTGCTGTTCGTGGCGGCGAAGGACGAGGACATGCCCCGCTTCCTCGGCCGCTCGTCCGGCGACGACGTGCCGGTGCCCGCGCTGATGATGACGACGCTGCTGAGCCAGCTCGTGCTGATCGTGACGCTGTTCTCGGACGACGCCTTCAACTTCGCGCTCGACCTCACCAGTGCGCTGAGCCTGATCCCGTTCCTGCTGGCGGCGGCGTTCGCCCTGAAGACCGGGCTGCGTCCGGACGAGCGGACGGCGGGCGGCGCCGTCACGGGGCGGGAGATCACGGTGGCCGCCGTCGCCACCGGCTACACCGCGTTCCTGCTCTTCGCCGCCGGGCTGAAGTTCGTGCTCGTGTCGTTCATCGTCTACGCGCCGGCGACGCTGCTGTTCGTGAAGGCCCGCCGCGAGCAGGGCCGGCCGCTGTTCTCCCCGCGCGAGCTCATCATCTGCGCGGTCTCCGTGGCGGGGGCCGTGCTGGGCGTGGTGGCCCTCGCCGTCGGCTGGATCAGCCTGTGA
- a CDS encoding DUF6243 family protein translates to MAKSRNNLLGVGGQRKKLSRSGAQGDVRAEAADRKAAVDQKQELLRRMRERAESGAEQPAPAAEGQEGSAS, encoded by the coding sequence ATGGCCAAGAGCCGCAACAACCTCCTCGGTGTCGGAGGGCAGCGCAAGAAGCTGTCCCGCAGCGGCGCGCAGGGCGACGTGCGCGCCGAGGCGGCCGACCGCAAGGCGGCCGTCGACCAGAAGCAGGAGCTGCTGCGCAGGATGCGCGAGCGCGCCGAGTCCGGAGCGGAGCAGCCCGCTCCGGCCGCTGAGGGGCAGGAAGGCTCCGCCTCCTGA
- a CDS encoding aldo/keto reductase — MTSSAAQLPRPVRTLGATGPQVSALGLGCMGMSALYGAADRTESVATIHAALDAGVTLLDTGDFYGMGHNELLIAEALRTAPPAAREQAVVSVKFGALRTVEGGFTGYDGRPSAVKNFAAYSLQRLGTDHIDVYRIARVDPDVPIEETVGAIAELVEAGHVRHIGLSEAGADTIRRAAATAPVADLQIEYSLLSRGIEETILPTVRELGIGVTAYGVLSRGLISGHFTRDRELTAGDFRGMSPRFQGANLHRNLDLADRLRTVAEQKGISTAQAAIAWVLSRGTDIVPLIGARTRVRLQEALGALDVALTADDLAAIERAVPAGSAAGERYPAAQMAHLDSEH, encoded by the coding sequence ATGACCTCCTCCGCCGCCCAGCTCCCCCGCCCCGTCCGCACCCTCGGCGCCACCGGGCCCCAGGTCTCGGCCCTCGGCCTCGGCTGCATGGGCATGTCCGCGCTCTACGGGGCCGCCGACCGCACGGAGTCGGTCGCGACGATCCACGCCGCCCTCGACGCCGGCGTCACCCTCCTCGACACCGGCGACTTCTACGGCATGGGCCACAACGAGCTGCTCATCGCCGAGGCCCTGCGCACCGCACCCCCCGCCGCCCGGGAACAGGCGGTCGTCAGCGTCAAGTTCGGCGCTCTGCGGACCGTCGAGGGCGGCTTCACCGGATACGACGGCCGCCCCTCCGCGGTGAAGAACTTCGCCGCCTACAGCCTCCAGCGCCTCGGCACCGACCACATCGACGTCTACCGGATCGCCCGCGTCGACCCGGACGTACCGATCGAGGAGACCGTCGGCGCCATCGCTGAGCTGGTGGAGGCGGGGCACGTCCGCCACATCGGGCTGTCGGAGGCCGGAGCGGACACCATTCGCAGAGCCGCGGCCACCGCCCCGGTGGCGGACCTCCAGATCGAGTACTCCCTGCTGTCGCGCGGCATCGAGGAGACGATCCTCCCGACCGTCCGTGAACTCGGCATCGGCGTGACCGCCTACGGGGTGCTCTCCCGCGGCCTGATCAGCGGGCACTTCACCCGGGACCGCGAGCTGACGGCGGGCGACTTCCGCGGCATGAGCCCCCGCTTCCAGGGCGCGAACCTCCACCGCAACCTGGACCTGGCCGACCGCCTGCGCACCGTGGCGGAGCAGAAGGGCATCAGCACCGCGCAGGCGGCCATCGCCTGGGTGCTCAGCCGCGGCACGGACATCGTGCCGCTCATCGGCGCCCGCACCCGTGTGCGTCTCCAGGAGGCACTCGGCGCACTGGACGTCGCCCTCACCGCGGACGACCTGGCCGCGATCGAGCGGGCCGTGCCCGCGGGCTCGGCGGCCGGCGAGCGGTACCCGGCGGCGCAGATGGCCCATCTGGACAGCGAGCACTGA
- a CDS encoding TetR/AcrR family transcriptional regulator, translated as MTPEALTPERILEATEEVLRRYGPAKATVVDVARALGVSHGSVYRHFRTKAELREAVTHRWLGRTEGTLEELTASPGPAPEKLRDWLATLFEAKREKAGGDPELFATYNVLIDESSGVVDRHLTVLEDQVRRILEEGVAAGEFEAPDPAASARAVFAATARFHDPAHAPGWRSPTADTEFDEVVGLLLRGLRP; from the coding sequence ATGACGCCCGAAGCCCTCACCCCCGAGCGCATCCTCGAAGCCACCGAGGAGGTGCTGCGCCGCTACGGCCCGGCGAAGGCGACCGTCGTCGACGTGGCACGCGCGCTCGGCGTCAGTCACGGCAGCGTCTACCGGCACTTCCGGACCAAGGCGGAGCTGCGGGAGGCGGTGACCCACCGCTGGCTCGGCCGGACCGAGGGCACGCTGGAGGAGCTGACCGCCTCGCCCGGCCCCGCCCCCGAGAAGCTGCGCGACTGGCTCGCGACGCTCTTCGAGGCCAAGCGGGAGAAGGCGGGCGGCGACCCCGAGCTGTTCGCGACGTACAACGTGCTGATCGACGAGAGCAGCGGTGTCGTGGACCGGCATCTGACGGTGCTGGAGGACCAGGTCCGGCGGATCCTGGAGGAGGGGGTGGCGGCCGGGGAGTTCGAGGCCCCCGACCCGGCGGCGTCGGCACGGGCGGTGTTCGCCGCCACCGCGCGTTTCCACGACCCGGCCCACGCACCCGGCTGGCGCTCGCCCACCGCCGACACCGAGTTCGACGAGGTGGTGGGGTTGCTGCTGCGCGGCCTCCGCCCCTGA
- a CDS encoding glycine--tRNA ligase, which translates to MAADKIDTIVNLSKRRGFVYPCSEIYGGQRAAWDYGPLGVELKENIKRQWWRYMVTSREDVVGIDSSVILATEVWEASGHVATFTDPLTECTSCHKRFRADHLEEAYEEKHGRLPENGLAGLSCPHCGNKGTFTEPKQFSGLLSTHLGPTQDSGSVAYLRPETAQGIFTNFGQVLQTSRKKPPFGIAQMGKSFRNEITPGNFIFRTREFEQMEMEFFVKPGEDEKWQEYWMEQRWNWYTGLGLREENMRWFEHPQEKLSHYSKRTADIEYRFQFGGSEWGELEGVANRTDYDLSAHSKASGTDLQYFDQDAGERWTPYVIEPAAGVGRTMLAFLLDAYNEDEAPNAKGVMEKRAVMRLDPRIAPVKVAVLPLSRNAQLSPKAKGLAADLRQNWNIEFDDAGAIGRRYRRQDEIGTPYCVTVDFDTLDDNAVTVRERDSMKQERVSLDQIQGYLGSRLLGC; encoded by the coding sequence GTGGCCGCCGACAAGATCGACACGATCGTCAACCTGAGCAAGCGCCGTGGCTTTGTCTACCCCTGCAGTGAGATCTACGGCGGTCAGCGTGCCGCCTGGGACTACGGGCCGCTGGGTGTCGAGCTCAAGGAGAACATCAAGCGCCAGTGGTGGCGCTACATGGTCACCTCGCGCGAGGACGTCGTGGGTATCGACTCGTCGGTGATCCTGGCCACCGAGGTCTGGGAGGCCTCGGGCCACGTCGCCACCTTCACGGACCCGCTGACCGAGTGCACCTCGTGTCACAAGCGCTTCCGCGCCGACCACCTGGAGGAGGCGTACGAGGAGAAGCACGGCCGCCTCCCCGAGAACGGCCTCGCCGGCCTCAGCTGCCCCCACTGCGGCAACAAGGGCACCTTCACCGAGCCCAAGCAGTTCTCCGGTCTGCTCTCCACCCACCTCGGCCCGACCCAGGACTCCGGTTCCGTCGCCTACCTGCGTCCCGAGACGGCGCAGGGCATCTTCACCAACTTCGGCCAGGTGCTCCAGACCTCGCGCAAGAAGCCGCCCTTCGGTATCGCGCAGATGGGCAAGTCCTTCCGCAACGAGATCACGCCCGGCAACTTCATCTTCCGCACCCGCGAGTTCGAGCAGATGGAGATGGAGTTCTTCGTCAAGCCGGGCGAGGACGAGAAGTGGCAGGAGTACTGGATGGAGCAGCGCTGGAACTGGTACACCGGTCTCGGCCTGCGTGAGGAGAACATGCGCTGGTTCGAGCACCCGCAGGAGAAGCTCTCCCACTACTCCAAGCGCACCGCCGACATCGAGTACCGCTTCCAGTTCGGCGGCAGCGAGTGGGGCGAGCTCGAGGGTGTCGCCAACCGCACCGACTACGACCTGTCCGCGCACTCCAAGGCGTCCGGCACCGACCTGCAGTACTTCGACCAGGACGCCGGCGAGCGCTGGACCCCGTACGTCATCGAGCCCGCGGCCGGTGTCGGCCGCACGATGCTGGCCTTCCTGCTGGACGCCTACAACGAGGACGAGGCGCCCAACGCGAAGGGCGTCATGGAGAAGCGCGCCGTGATGCGCCTCGACCCGCGCATCGCACCGGTCAAGGTCGCGGTCCTGCCGCTGAGCCGCAACGCGCAGCTCTCGCCGAAGGCGAAGGGCCTCGCCGCCGACCTCCGGCAGAACTGGAACATCGAGTTCGACGACGCCGGCGCCATCGGCCGCCGCTACCGCCGCCAGGACGAGATCGGCACGCCGTACTGCGTCACCGTCGACTTCGACACGCTCGACGACAACGCCGTCACCGTGCGCGAGCGTGACTCCATGAAGCAGGAGCGCGTGTCCCTGGACCAGATCCAGGGCTACCTCGGCAGCCGTCTGCTCGGCTGCTGA
- a CDS encoding metal ABC transporter substrate-binding protein, giving the protein MNVRRLIPTTAVAGAVGLGLLAVSACSTSDAAERTDDGRLKVVTSFYPMQFLAERIGGDNVSVTTLTKPGVEPHDLELKPRQTAELNDSGFILYLKGVQPAVDEAIAQADVAHKVDAAELTSLKTFGDEGHAHEEGEHGHDDGHAHEEGDGHAHEDEAGHEGHDHAAEGGANPHIWLDPAKYAEVAEGVGARMEKADPDHAAEYKKNTEDLVAELTALDKDFEQGLKNSATKTFITTHAAFDYLAEAYGLKQESIAGVSPEAEPSPARIKELQTIAKKDKVTTVFFETLASDRTAKTLAKDTGLKTDVLDPLEGITEKSQGDDYTEVMRSNLAALQKALGAK; this is encoded by the coding sequence ATGAACGTACGCCGTCTGATACCCACCACCGCCGTCGCCGGAGCCGTCGGGCTCGGCCTGCTGGCCGTCTCCGCCTGCTCCACCTCCGACGCCGCCGAGCGCACGGACGACGGCAGGCTGAAGGTCGTGACGTCGTTCTACCCGATGCAGTTCCTGGCCGAGCGGATAGGCGGCGACAACGTCTCGGTGACCACCCTCACCAAGCCGGGCGTGGAGCCGCACGACCTGGAGCTCAAGCCCCGTCAGACGGCCGAGCTCAACGACTCCGGGTTCATCCTCTACCTCAAGGGCGTGCAGCCCGCCGTCGACGAGGCCATCGCGCAGGCGGACGTCGCCCACAAGGTGGACGCGGCCGAGCTGACCTCCCTGAAGACCTTCGGCGACGAGGGCCACGCCCACGAAGAGGGCGAGCACGGCCACGACGACGGGCACGCCCACGAGGAGGGCGACGGTCACGCCCACGAGGACGAGGCCGGCCACGAGGGCCACGACCACGCCGCCGAGGGCGGGGCCAACCCGCACATCTGGCTCGACCCCGCGAAGTACGCGGAGGTCGCCGAGGGCGTCGGCGCCCGGATGGAGAAGGCCGACCCCGACCACGCCGCGGAGTACAAGAAGAACACCGAGGACCTCGTCGCCGAGCTGACCGCCCTCGACAAGGACTTCGAGCAGGGCCTGAAGAACTCCGCCACCAAGACCTTCATCACCACCCACGCCGCCTTCGACTACCTCGCCGAGGCCTACGGGCTGAAGCAGGAGAGCATCGCGGGCGTCAGCCCCGAGGCGGAGCCCAGCCCGGCCCGCATCAAGGAACTCCAGACGATCGCGAAGAAGGACAAGGTCACCACCGTCTTCTTCGAGACCCTCGCCAGCGACCGGACCGCGAAGACCCTCGCGAAGGACACCGGCCTGAAGACGGACGTCCTCGACCCGCTGGAGGGCATCACCGAGAAGTCCCAGGGCGACGACTACACCGAGGTCATGCGCTCCAACCTCGCCGCGCTGCAGAAGGCCCTCGGCGCGAAGTGA
- a CDS encoding metal ABC transporter ATP-binding protein produces MSTEPVISVRGARATLGSRPVLRGIDLTVTRGEVVALLGANGSGKSTAVRSLIGQVPLDEGRVELFGTELRRFRQWRRIGYVPQRTTAASGVPATVREVVASGRLSRAPFGLPSRADRAAVRRAVELVGLADRAKDPVGALSGGQHQRVLIARALASEPELLIMDEPMAGVDLASQEVLAGTLREQVAAGTTVLLVLHELGPLEPLIDRAVVLRDGCVVHDGPPPEAVGQHALPGHDHVHPHAADEPLRTGLLT; encoded by the coding sequence ATGAGCACCGAGCCGGTCATTTCCGTCCGGGGAGCCCGCGCCACGCTCGGCTCCCGGCCCGTCCTGCGCGGCATCGACCTCACCGTGACCCGCGGTGAGGTGGTGGCGCTGCTCGGCGCGAACGGCTCCGGCAAGTCCACGGCCGTGCGCTCCCTGATCGGCCAGGTGCCGCTCGACGAGGGGCGCGTGGAGCTGTTCGGCACCGAACTGCGCCGCTTCCGCCAGTGGCGGCGCATCGGCTACGTGCCCCAGCGCACCACCGCCGCCAGCGGGGTGCCCGCGACCGTGCGCGAGGTCGTGGCCTCCGGCCGGCTGTCGCGTGCCCCCTTCGGCCTGCCCTCGCGCGCCGACCGGGCCGCCGTGCGGCGGGCCGTGGAGCTGGTCGGCCTCGCCGACCGCGCCAAGGACCCGGTGGGCGCCCTCTCCGGCGGGCAGCACCAGCGGGTGCTGATCGCCCGCGCGCTGGCCTCCGAGCCGGAACTGCTGATCATGGACGAGCCGATGGCCGGCGTGGACCTGGCCAGCCAGGAGGTCCTCGCGGGGACGCTGCGCGAGCAGGTCGCGGCCGGGACCACCGTGCTGCTGGTGCTGCACGAGCTGGGCCCGCTGGAGCCGCTGATCGACCGCGCCGTGGTGCTGCGCGACGGCTGCGTGGTCCACGACGGCCCGCCCCCGGAGGCAGTCGGCCAGCACGCGCTGCCCGGCCACGACCACGTACATCCGCACGCGGCCGACGAGCCGCTCCGCACAGGACTGCTGACATGA